The Shewanella mangrovisoli genome has a window encoding:
- a CDS encoding VF530 family DNA-binding protein, whose translation MTQSNNPLHGITLEAIVTQLVEHYGWEELGARIKIRCFTEDPSIKSSLRFLRKTDWAREKVEYLYLKTNKLPLPATKSSNAPAKTAAKKPSKPAQKSAQANTATSSAATDGQINSHIWGKRD comes from the coding sequence ATGACTCAATCAAATAACCCATTACACGGCATCACACTCGAAGCCATAGTTACCCAACTGGTGGAACACTATGGTTGGGAAGAACTCGGCGCGCGCATCAAAATCCGTTGTTTTACCGAAGATCCGAGTATCAAATCGAGCCTGCGCTTTTTAAGAAAAACCGACTGGGCGCGGGAAAAAGTGGAATATTTGTATTTAAAAACCAATAAACTGCCACTGCCAGCCACAAAATCATCTAACGCTCCGGCGAAAACAGCGGCCAAGAAGCCTTCAAAACCAGCACAGAAATCTGCTCAGGCGAATACGGCCACATCGTCAGCTGCAACGGATGGCCAGATCAATAGCCATATCTGGGGTAAGCGCGACTAA
- a CDS encoding PQQ-dependent sugar dehydrogenase, which translates to MAKNILDKLTVAEGFNVSLFADDVENAREITVSDKGIVYAGSMKAGNVYALIDRNQDGVADEKILVASGLKLPSGVVIKDGDLYVSEVERIIRFKDIDNNLNSPKFEVVFDGFPSETHHGWKVLGVSPTGELIIPVGVPCNVCAENERYGRIFSLNLETKKLTTIAQGVRNSVGFDFQPGTQTLWFSDNGRDMMGDDIPPCEINKVSYSGEHFGFPYVHAGTILDPEFGQGKDPAKYTAPALSLGAHVAPLGIHFYLGKQFPSDYQQQLFVAEHGSWNRTKKAGYKVAVATIEQGKVVKYTPFLTGFMQDEQTFGRPVAFAELADGSLLVSDDYAGAIYRVTYPQTK; encoded by the coding sequence GCGCGTGAAATTACCGTATCCGATAAAGGTATCGTCTATGCGGGCTCGATGAAGGCGGGGAATGTTTATGCCCTAATCGACCGTAACCAAGACGGCGTTGCCGATGAGAAAATCCTAGTTGCCTCAGGACTTAAGCTACCTTCAGGTGTGGTCATCAAAGATGGCGATCTGTATGTATCCGAAGTCGAGCGGATCATTCGATTCAAGGATATAGACAACAACTTAAACTCACCCAAATTTGAGGTGGTGTTCGATGGCTTTCCAAGTGAAACCCACCATGGCTGGAAAGTGTTAGGGGTTTCACCGACAGGTGAGTTGATCATTCCAGTGGGCGTACCCTGCAATGTGTGCGCGGAGAATGAACGCTATGGGCGTATTTTCTCGCTTAATCTTGAGACCAAAAAATTAACCACTATCGCCCAAGGGGTTCGTAATTCCGTCGGGTTTGATTTTCAGCCCGGCACTCAAACTCTTTGGTTTAGCGATAATGGCCGCGACATGATGGGCGATGATATTCCTCCCTGTGAAATCAATAAGGTGAGTTACTCTGGTGAACATTTTGGCTTCCCCTATGTGCATGCAGGTACGATTCTTGATCCTGAGTTTGGCCAAGGTAAAGATCCTGCCAAATACACTGCCCCAGCACTCTCCTTAGGGGCACATGTGGCGCCGCTCGGCATTCATTTTTATTTGGGTAAACAGTTCCCTAGCGACTATCAACAGCAGTTGTTTGTGGCCGAGCATGGTTCGTGGAATCGCACTAAGAAAGCGGGTTATAAAGTGGCTGTGGCGACGATAGAGCAAGGCAAGGTGGTCAAATACACCCCGTTTTTAACTGGCTTTATGCAGGATGAGCAAACCTTCGGTCGTCCTGTGGCGTTTGCCGAATTAGCCGATGGCAGTTTACTCGTATCGGATGATTATGCGGGGGCGATTTACCGAGTGACTTATCCGCAGACAAAGTAG